One Sediminicola sp. YIK13 DNA segment encodes these proteins:
- a CDS encoding DUF427 domain-containing protein — protein MKAIWNNTVIAESDHTVVVENNHYFPADSIKKQYFRPSPTHTTCAWKGKASYYSLEVDGKENKDAAWYYPEVSELAKTIKGHVAFWKGVTIEK, from the coding sequence ATGAAAGCAATTTGGAACAATACCGTAATAGCTGAAAGTGACCATACTGTGGTGGTGGAAAACAACCATTATTTCCCTGCGGACAGTATTAAGAAACAATACTTTAGACCTAGTCCCACGCATACCACATGTGCGTGGAAAGGTAAGGCATCTTACTATTCCCTAGAAGTAGACGGGAAAGAAAACAAGGATGCGGCCTGGTACTATCCAGAGGTGAGCGAATTGGCCAAAACAATTAAAGGCCACGTAGCATTTTGGAAAGGAGTCACCATTGAAAAATAA
- a CDS encoding isoamylase early set domain-containing protein: MAIAKQYLKTKPVCKVTFTVPAEGAKKVAVVGDFNDWDPKKNVLKKLKNGTFKGTFDLPVENTYEFKYLIDGNYATEAEADGFKWNEFAGTENPILAL; this comes from the coding sequence ATGGCAATAGCTAAACAATACCTTAAGACTAAACCAGTTTGTAAAGTAACTTTCACTGTTCCTGCTGAGGGCGCCAAAAAAGTTGCTGTGGTAGGTGATTTCAATGATTGGGATCCAAAGAAAAATGTACTGAAAAAATTAAAGAACGGAACTTTCAAAGGTACGTTTGATTTACCTGTGGAAAATACATATGAGTTCAAGTATTTGATAGATGGTAACTACGCTACCGAAGCTGAAGCCGATGGTTTCAAGTGGAACGAGTTTGCTGGGACAGAGAATCCTATTCTAGCACTATAA